From the genome of Geobacter sp. SVR, one region includes:
- the thiL gene encoding thiamine-phosphate kinase, translating to MNLGEVGEFGLISRIAARVAPSEGVVTGIGDDAAVTAPAPGMQLLTSTDMLLEGVHFRRDWHDPYRLGRKSLAVSVSDIAAMGGIPRWALLSLALPNDLPLAFVDTFTRGFLSLAEEHGVALIGGDTCASRNGLIVSVTIMGEQAPGLIVRRSGARPGDEIWVSGTLGDAALALELLEGRLTVPRSAGTPSNYPENREENDPLLSRLLDPVPRTRAGRMLAESGLVSAMIDISDGLLADFGHIAELSAVGGSIFLDALPLSPPFRDAVQHLPDFPYHLALAGGEDYELAFTALPADRKKIADLMKTCGIDAAPVGIVTTQPDITAFTADGTHYHLPTSGFNHFIP from the coding sequence GTGAATCTTGGCGAGGTCGGCGAGTTCGGTCTGATCTCCCGCATTGCCGCAAGGGTGGCCCCCTCCGAAGGGGTCGTTACCGGTATCGGTGACGATGCCGCGGTGACTGCCCCTGCACCCGGCATGCAGCTGTTGACCTCCACTGATATGCTGTTGGAAGGGGTGCATTTCCGCCGCGACTGGCATGACCCGTACCGCCTGGGACGCAAGTCCCTGGCGGTCAGCGTTTCCGATATCGCCGCCATGGGCGGCATCCCCCGCTGGGCCCTGCTCTCGCTGGCACTGCCCAATGATCTCCCCCTTGCCTTTGTCGATACCTTCACCCGCGGATTTCTCTCCCTGGCAGAAGAACATGGCGTTGCCCTGATCGGCGGCGACACCTGCGCCTCACGCAACGGCCTGATCGTTTCGGTCACGATCATGGGGGAACAGGCCCCCGGGCTGATTGTCCGGCGCAGCGGCGCCAGACCGGGAGACGAGATCTGGGTCAGCGGCACGCTGGGTGACGCCGCCCTGGCGCTCGAACTGCTGGAAGGCCGCCTGACGGTTCCACGTTCCGCCGGAACGCCAAGCAATTACCCGGAAAATCGTGAGGAGAACGATCCTCTTCTTTCCCGCCTGCTCGATCCGGTTCCCCGCACTAGAGCTGGTCGTATGCTGGCCGAGTCGGGGCTCGTCTCCGCCATGATCGACATCAGCGACGGCTTGCTGGCCGATTTCGGCCACATTGCAGAATTGTCCGCTGTCGGCGGCAGCATTTTTCTGGATGCGCTGCCGCTTTCCCCTCCGTTTCGCGATGCTGTGCAGCATCTCCCCGACTTCCCCTATCACCTGGCATTGGCCGGCGGCGAAGACTACGAACTGGCCTTTACGGCACTGCCTGCCGATCGTAAAAAAATAGCCGACCTCATGAAAACTTGTGGCATTGATGCCGCACCTGTTGGTATAGTAACGACCCAGCCGGATATAACCGCTTTCACCGCCGACGGCACCCATTATCATCTCCCGACCTCCGGTTTCAATCATTTCATTCCCTGA
- a CDS encoding Hsp20/alpha crystallin family protein has translation MPRFSGKKPYHQELISRQVGEIRALLHALEMREGLDEAENRPRMDMYESSDEVVLEFDLPGFRLEDIAIRVNGVTLVLEAHKPREQIEGCFICMERSFGHFNYVIQLPGIFDPRLVVAEYRLGVLRVVCPKAADLKVPIKEITL, from the coding sequence ATGCCACGTTTTTCGGGCAAGAAGCCTTACCACCAGGAGCTTATCAGTCGCCAGGTCGGAGAGATCAGAGCCTTGCTGCATGCCCTTGAGATGAGGGAAGGGTTGGATGAGGCGGAGAATCGCCCGCGAATGGACATGTACGAATCGTCCGACGAGGTCGTTCTCGAATTCGATTTACCGGGGTTCCGGCTGGAGGATATCGCCATCAGGGTTAACGGCGTCACTCTGGTGCTGGAAGCGCATAAACCCCGGGAGCAGATCGAGGGATGCTTCATTTGCATGGAGCGCAGTTTCGGTCACTTCAATTATGTCATCCAGCTTCCCGGCATTTTCGATCCGCGTCTGGTTGTGGCCGAATACCGGTTGGGCGTCTTGAGGGTGGTTTGCCCGAAAGCCGCTGATCTGAAGGTACCTATAAAGGAGATTACGCTTTGA
- the lon gene encoding endopeptidase La, which translates to MSESDKDIEKQEAEELKIPDVLPLLPVRDVVVYPFMIIPLFVGREMSVKAVDSALAGDRMILLATQHEISEEDPQPDKIYNVGTVAMIMRMLKLPDGRVKILVQGLAKARITEYVTEKPFYTVGIERLNDTPLLDISLETEALIRTVREQLTKVVELGKQISPEVVVILENIQDAGSMADLIASNLGLKVADAQQLLETVDPIVRLTKVNELLNREVELLSVQAKIQSAAREEMGKNQREYYLREQMRAIQQELGDGEGKEELVEIRKAIESAKMPENVQKEALKQLGRLENMHPDAGEAGIIRTYLDWLVELPWSKASRDSLNIARAEEILNDDHFYLDKIKERILEFLAVRKLKKKMKGPILCFVGPPGVGKTSLGKSIARAMGRKFVRMSLGGVRDEAEIRGHRRTYIGALPGRIIQGMKQAGTNNPVMMLDELDKLGYDYKGDPSSALLEVLDPEQNHSFSDHYISQPFNLSNVMFIATANQIDPIPSALRDRMEVINLSGYTEEEKLEIAKRYLVPRQVAENGLKPSFIAFEDDAIREIIAKYTREAGLRNLERQIGTVCRKVARKVAEGSKRTVKVTAKNLPTFLGGAKHLREEDLVKNEIGVVNGLAWTPVGGEILHIEATLMQGKSGLTLTGQLGDVMKESAQAAHSYIRAHASELQIKPEFFQDHEIHVHVPAGAIPKDGPSAGVAMATALVSVITRIPVRKDVAMTGEITLRGKVLPIGGLKEKILAAVRSEIKTVIIPFQNKKDLEDIPAEILKKVKIVPVQMIDEVLKLALEKYPPSTSHPAKTQSRPSAARGTARSRRGAEA; encoded by the coding sequence TTGAGTGAATCTGACAAGGATATAGAGAAACAGGAAGCCGAAGAGCTTAAGATACCGGACGTGCTTCCGCTGTTGCCGGTGCGCGACGTGGTGGTCTATCCCTTCATGATCATCCCCCTGTTCGTCGGGAGGGAGATGTCGGTCAAAGCGGTGGACAGCGCCCTGGCCGGGGACCGGATGATCCTGCTGGCCACCCAGCACGAGATCAGCGAGGAAGATCCGCAGCCGGACAAGATCTATAACGTCGGCACCGTTGCCATGATCATGCGCATGCTCAAGCTGCCGGACGGCAGGGTGAAAATCCTGGTGCAGGGATTGGCCAAGGCGCGCATCACCGAATATGTCACCGAAAAGCCCTTCTATACCGTGGGCATCGAACGCCTGAACGACACGCCGCTTCTGGATATCTCGCTGGAGACCGAGGCGCTGATCCGTACGGTCCGCGAGCAGTTGACCAAGGTGGTGGAGCTGGGCAAGCAGATCTCGCCCGAGGTGGTGGTCATACTGGAAAACATCCAGGATGCGGGCAGCATGGCCGACCTGATCGCCAGCAACCTGGGGCTCAAGGTGGCCGACGCCCAGCAGCTGCTGGAGACGGTCGACCCGATCGTCAGGCTGACCAAGGTCAACGAGCTGCTCAACCGCGAGGTCGAACTGCTCAGCGTACAGGCCAAGATCCAGAGCGCTGCCCGCGAGGAAATGGGCAAGAATCAGCGTGAGTATTACCTGCGCGAGCAGATGCGGGCCATCCAGCAGGAGCTGGGGGACGGCGAGGGCAAGGAGGAACTGGTCGAGATCCGCAAGGCGATCGAATCGGCCAAGATGCCGGAGAATGTTCAGAAGGAGGCGCTCAAGCAGCTCGGCCGGCTGGAAAACATGCATCCCGATGCAGGGGAAGCCGGGATCATCCGTACCTATCTGGACTGGCTGGTGGAACTGCCCTGGAGCAAGGCTTCACGCGACAGTCTGAACATCGCCAGGGCCGAAGAGATCCTCAACGACGACCACTTCTACCTGGACAAGATCAAGGAGCGCATCCTCGAATTCCTGGCAGTGCGCAAGCTGAAGAAAAAGATGAAGGGTCCCATCCTCTGCTTCGTCGGCCCTCCGGGGGTCGGCAAGACATCGTTGGGCAAGTCCATTGCCCGCGCCATGGGGCGCAAGTTCGTACGCATGTCGCTGGGGGGCGTGCGGGACGAGGCCGAGATCCGCGGCCATCGCCGCACCTATATCGGCGCGCTGCCCGGTCGTATCATCCAGGGTATGAAGCAGGCCGGCACCAACAACCCGGTCATGATGCTGGACGAACTGGACAAGCTCGGCTACGACTACAAGGGAGATCCCTCGTCGGCCCTGCTGGAGGTGCTGGATCCGGAGCAGAACCACTCCTTCTCCGATCATTACATCAGCCAACCCTTCAACCTTTCCAACGTCATGTTCATCGCCACGGCCAACCAGATCGATCCGATTCCGTCGGCGCTGCGCGACCGTATGGAGGTGATCAATCTCTCCGGCTATACCGAAGAGGAAAAACTGGAGATTGCCAAGCGTTACCTGGTGCCGCGCCAGGTGGCCGAAAACGGGCTCAAGCCCAGCTTCATCGCTTTCGAGGACGATGCGATCCGCGAGATCATCGCCAAGTACACCCGCGAGGCGGGTCTGCGCAACCTGGAGCGCCAGATCGGCACGGTCTGCCGCAAGGTGGCACGCAAGGTGGCCGAAGGTTCCAAGCGTACGGTCAAGGTGACCGCCAAGAACCTGCCCACCTTCCTGGGAGGCGCCAAGCACCTGCGGGAAGAGGATCTGGTCAAGAACGAGATCGGTGTTGTCAACGGACTGGCCTGGACCCCGGTCGGAGGCGAAATTCTGCACATCGAAGCCACCCTGATGCAGGGTAAGTCCGGACTGACCCTGACCGGCCAACTGGGTGATGTCATGAAGGAATCGGCCCAGGCCGCCCACTCCTATATCCGTGCTCATGCGTCCGAACTGCAGATCAAGCCGGAGTTTTTCCAGGATCACGAGATTCACGTGCATGTCCCGGCCGGTGCCATACCCAAGGATGGCCCCTCGGCCGGCGTTGCCATGGCCACGGCACTGGTTTCCGTTATCACCAGGATCCCGGTCAGGAAGGATGTGGCCATGACCGGCGAGATCACGCTGCGGGGCAAGGTGCTTCCGATCGGTGGACTCAAGGAGAAGATCCTGGCTGCGGTCCGTTCCGAGATAAAGACCGTCATTATCCCCTTCCAGAACAAGAAGGACCTGGAGGATATCCCTGCCGAGATCCTCAAGAAGGTCAAGATTGTTCCGGTGCAGATGATCGACGAGGTGCTCAAGCTGGCCCTCGAGAAATACCCGCCGTCAACGTCCCACCCGGCCAAGACGCAGTCGCGGCCATCCGCTGCCCGGGGCACGGCCCGTTCCCGCCGGGGTGCCGAGGCGTGA
- the speA gene encoding arginine decarboxylase gives MERWSSNDSAKIYNLDNWGADLFSINKKGNICVHPSSNSKHSIDLRVLVDDLIKRKIKPPILLRFMDVLQGRIASINRVFRNAIQENDYPAKYQTFYPIKVNQQRQVVEAIASYGKRYNIGLEVGSKPELVAAISISTGNGLPIICNGYKDAEYIETVLYATKIGYDITIVIEKLFELEKIVEIAKRTGIQPKLGIRVKLSSKGTGKWATSGGEDAKFGLRMTEIIAAIRILEEKGMLECVKLLHSHIGSQITKIDKIKSALIEGARIYTEMRKMGVGIEYLDIGGGLGVDYDGSKSSYFSSVNYTVEEYANDVIYQIKNICDEAGVECPNIISESGRATVAHYSLMVTNVLNTNTQNLMPDFEEILAQSEKLAPTVKKLMDIYKSIDRYSLREDYHDTLQLINEAVSLFNLGYLTLHDRAVAEWLYSKIIKKINSIVEKIKPIPEELQNFQLSLRQTYFANFSLFQSIPDSWAIDQLFPIMPIQRLNQKPDVMASIADITCDSDGEITSFVGEQGRTKSLPLHKIRKDEDYYIGFFLIGAYQEILGDLHNLFGDTNAVHITFNKKTGYMIDTVINGDATWETLKYVQYKGPEILKNVRDNLEKSVAMKKISIEESSHFIELLDRTLLGYTYFGE, from the coding sequence ATGGAGCGCTGGTCAAGCAACGATTCCGCCAAAATATATAATCTCGATAACTGGGGTGCAGATCTTTTCTCCATCAACAAGAAGGGCAATATCTGCGTTCATCCCTCCTCGAATTCCAAGCATTCCATCGATCTGCGGGTGCTGGTGGACGACCTGATCAAACGCAAAATCAAGCCGCCGATTCTGCTGAGGTTCATGGATGTCCTTCAGGGGCGCATCGCCAGCATCAATCGCGTCTTCAGGAACGCCATCCAGGAAAACGATTATCCGGCCAAATACCAGACCTTCTATCCCATCAAGGTCAACCAGCAGCGCCAGGTGGTCGAAGCGATCGCCAGCTACGGCAAACGCTACAACATCGGATTGGAAGTCGGCTCGAAACCCGAGCTGGTGGCAGCCATCTCCATCTCCACCGGCAACGGCCTGCCGATCATCTGCAACGGCTACAAGGATGCCGAATATATTGAAACCGTCCTGTATGCCACCAAGATCGGCTACGATATCACCATTGTGATCGAAAAGCTGTTCGAGCTTGAAAAGATCGTCGAGATCGCCAAGAGAACCGGGATCCAGCCGAAACTGGGCATCCGGGTCAAACTCTCCTCCAAAGGAACCGGCAAGTGGGCCACCTCAGGCGGTGAAGACGCCAAATTCGGTCTGCGCATGACCGAGATCATCGCCGCCATCCGCATCCTTGAGGAAAAGGGTATGCTGGAGTGCGTCAAACTGCTGCACTCCCACATCGGCAGCCAGATCACCAAGATCGACAAGATCAAGTCGGCCCTGATCGAAGGGGCACGCATCTATACCGAAATGCGCAAGATGGGGGTGGGGATCGAGTACCTTGACATCGGCGGCGGTCTGGGTGTCGACTACGACGGTTCCAAGTCGAGCTATTTCTCCAGCGTCAACTATACGGTCGAGGAATACGCCAATGACGTGATCTACCAGATCAAGAACATCTGCGACGAAGCCGGCGTGGAATGTCCCAATATCATCTCCGAGTCGGGCCGGGCCACGGTTGCCCATTACTCGCTGATGGTCACCAACGTACTCAATACCAATACCCAAAACCTGATGCCGGACTTCGAAGAGATCCTGGCCCAGTCGGAAAAGCTGGCACCCACGGTCAAGAAGCTGATGGACATCTACAAAAGCATCGACCGTTATTCTCTACGAGAGGATTACCACGACACCCTGCAGCTGATCAACGAGGCGGTCAGCCTGTTCAACCTGGGCTATCTGACCCTGCACGACCGGGCCGTCGCGGAATGGCTCTACTCCAAGATTATCAAGAAGATCAACAGCATCGTCGAAAAGATCAAACCGATCCCGGAAGAGCTGCAGAACTTCCAGCTTTCGCTGCGCCAGACCTATTTTGCCAATTTCTCGCTGTTCCAATCCATTCCCGACTCCTGGGCCATTGATCAGCTGTTCCCGATCATGCCGATCCAGCGGCTGAACCAGAAGCCGGACGTAATGGCCTCCATCGCCGACATCACCTGCGATTCGGACGGCGAGATCACCAGCTTCGTGGGTGAACAGGGACGCACCAAGTCGCTGCCGCTGCACAAGATCAGGAAGGACGAGGATTACTACATCGGCTTTTTCCTGATCGGGGCCTACCAGGAGATCCTGGGTGACCTGCACAACCTGTTCGGCGACACCAACGCGGTCCATATCACCTTCAACAAGAAGACCGGCTACATGATCGACACGGTCATCAACGGCGACGCCACCTGGGAAACCTTGAAATACGTGCAGTACAAAGGCCCCGAGATCCTGAAGAACGTGCGCGACAACCTGGAGAAGAGCGTGGCCATGAAGAAGATCTCCATCGAAGAGAGCAGTCACTTCATCGAGCTTCTGGACCGGACGCTGCTGGGATACACCTATTTCGGGGAATAG
- a CDS encoding saccharopine dehydrogenase family protein: MSKVLIIGAGGVGQVVTHKCAQRRDIFSEITLASRTKSKCDTIAAQLNNSIKTAQVDADNVPELVALIKQVQPKLVINVALPYQDLTIMDACLETGVDYLDTANYEPLDTAKFEYSWQWAYQDRFKQAGLMALLGSGFDPGVTNVYTALAAKKYLDVVEEIDIIDANAGSHGQPFATNFNPEINIREVTATCRHWENGAFQESPPLSTKRVFDFPEGIGPMNIYRLYHEEMESIVKHIPTIKKAQFWMTFSDNYLKHLEVLQNVGMTRIDEVEFNGQKIVPIQFLKALLPDPGSLGPLTKGKTCIGVIARGLKDGQRKQVYIYNICDHEACYKEVQSQAISYTTGVPAVVGAIMMLTGKWHAPGVWNMEQFDPEVFLDELGPMGLPTVVVDGGEWPEL, translated from the coding sequence ATGAGCAAGGTCCTTATCATCGGCGCCGGCGGCGTCGGCCAGGTCGTCACCCATAAATGCGCCCAGCGCCGCGACATCTTCAGCGAGATCACCCTGGCCTCGCGCACCAAATCCAAGTGCGATACCATTGCCGCCCAGTTGAACAACAGCATCAAGACCGCCCAGGTCGATGCCGACAATGTTCCCGAACTGGTAGCCCTGATCAAACAGGTGCAGCCCAAGCTGGTGATCAACGTGGCCCTGCCCTACCAGGACCTGACCATCATGGACGCCTGCCTTGAAACCGGCGTCGATTACCTCGACACCGCCAATTACGAGCCGCTGGACACCGCCAAGTTCGAGTATTCCTGGCAGTGGGCCTACCAGGACCGCTTCAAGCAAGCCGGCCTGATGGCGCTCTTGGGCTCGGGCTTCGATCCGGGGGTGACCAACGTCTACACCGCCCTGGCGGCGAAAAAATACCTCGACGTGGTAGAAGAGATCGACATCATCGACGCCAATGCCGGCAGCCACGGTCAGCCCTTTGCCACCAACTTCAATCCCGAGATCAACATCCGCGAAGTGACCGCCACCTGTCGCCATTGGGAGAATGGTGCCTTCCAGGAGTCCCCGCCGCTCTCCACCAAGCGGGTCTTCGACTTTCCCGAAGGAATCGGGCCGATGAACATCTACCGTCTCTACCACGAGGAGATGGAATCCATCGTCAAGCACATCCCCACCATAAAAAAGGCCCAGTTCTGGATGACCTTCTCGGACAACTACCTCAAGCACCTGGAGGTGCTGCAGAATGTCGGCATGACCCGCATCGACGAGGTGGAGTTCAACGGCCAGAAGATCGTGCCGATCCAGTTCCTGAAGGCGCTGCTTCCCGATCCCGGCTCGCTGGGACCGCTGACCAAGGGCAAGACCTGCATCGGTGTCATCGCCCGCGGACTCAAGGACGGCCAGCGCAAACAGGTCTACATCTACAACATCTGCGACCACGAGGCCTGCTACAAAGAAGTCCAGTCCCAGGCCATCAGCTACACTACCGGCGTACCGGCCGTGGTGGGGGCGATCATGATGCTGACCGGTAAGTGGCATGCGCCGGGAGTCTGGAACATGGAGCAGTTCGATCCGGAGGTATTCCTGGATGAGCTGGGTCCGATGGGACTGCCGACAGTGGTGGTCGACGGCGGTGAGTGGCCTGAACTTTAA
- a CDS encoding helix-turn-helix domain-containing protein produces the protein MTINTVCYSSSMPADIITSGEMGAAIRARRKELGLSQEQLAEKVGVSYQQIQRYESGYSMLNVENIQRIARSLQIPVTAFFVPDRPPTVAEPPLPYDSPEEKILLRHFRDLATKTDRNLAISIVRKMVRK, from the coding sequence TTGACGATCAATACGGTCTGCTATAGTTCCTCCATGCCAGCGGACATCATTACAAGCGGTGAGATGGGGGCTGCAATCAGGGCACGCCGAAAAGAACTCGGCCTTTCCCAGGAGCAGTTGGCCGAGAAGGTCGGAGTTTCCTATCAGCAGATACAACGTTATGAGAGCGGATACAGCATGCTCAACGTCGAAAATATCCAGCGGATCGCCAGAAGCCTCCAAATACCGGTGACAGCCTTTTTCGTGCCCGACCGGCCCCCTACCGTGGCCGAGCCTCCCCTTCCCTACGACTCCCCGGAAGAAAAGATTCTGCTCAGGCACTTCAGGGACCTGGCTACCAAGACCGACAGAAACCTGGCCATCAGCATCGTGCGCAAAATGGTGCGGAAATAG
- a CDS encoding thermonuclease family protein produces the protein MGKIAGQCAYPEVPGPISCTNGFCSGDVMYRIIAVIVLVLFLLVAPALAGGPKFIVSGKVEKVIDASTVLVDLPTRSMKMTLRLYGVEPPHMSQPCGAKAFAMLKRKILGKNVTVDIHEKTSSKQMISIVRYNGRSINRDMVAEGWAWAVKTGLDAGIDTELADAEGEARKAHRGMWKQQNPEPPGECRKRLSQQERKTSKKN, from the coding sequence TTGGGTAAAATCGCCGGACAATGTGCGTATCCAGAAGTGCCTGGACCAATCTCATGTACGAATGGCTTCTGCTCTGGAGATGTCATGTATAGAATCATAGCGGTTATAGTGCTGGTTTTGTTCCTGCTGGTTGCTCCCGCCTTGGCGGGAGGGCCGAAATTCATCGTTTCCGGAAAGGTTGAAAAGGTCATCGATGCCAGCACGGTCCTCGTCGATCTCCCGACCCGTTCCATGAAAATGACCCTGCGGCTTTATGGGGTTGAACCGCCGCACATGAGCCAGCCATGTGGCGCTAAAGCTTTCGCGATGCTGAAAAGAAAGATCCTGGGGAAAAACGTGACAGTGGATATTCACGAAAAGACATCGTCAAAGCAGATGATTTCCATTGTCCGTTATAATGGCCGGAGCATCAACCGGGACATGGTTGCAGAAGGATGGGCGTGGGCAGTGAAGACCGGTCTCGATGCCGGAATCGATACCGAGTTGGCGGATGCCGAAGGTGAGGCCCGCAAGGCGCATCGGGGGATGTGGAAGCAGCAGAATCCCGAACCTCCGGGGGAATGCCGGAAGAGGCTCTCACAACAGGAAAGAAAAACATCAAAGAAAAACTGA
- the nspC gene encoding carboxynorspermidine decarboxylase, with the protein MPGIDIEKILELAPSPAYVVDLGRLRHNLAILDHVQQKSGAKILLALKAFAMWGVFPIIRETLHGVCASSPWEARLGREEFGREVHSFSAAFKESDIVELLQLSNHLVFNSFNQFERFRPLWEKEASRVSIGLRVNPEHTEGHTAIYDPCAPKSRLGIPLAEFERRISEVGTEAALRGVEGLHFHTLCEQLFEPLERTARVFEEKFGRFLPKMKWLNLGGGHHITREGYDIDALVELVTYFREKYGVEVYLEPGEAIAIGTGILVSEVLDVVHNQMDIAILDVSATCHMPDILEMPYRPGLKDGFDPDQKPHTYRLGGPSCLAGDIIGDWSFERPLAAGDRLAFLDMSHYTMVKTTTFNGIQHPAICTFEPQTGELRVVRRFGYEDFKVRLS; encoded by the coding sequence GTGCCCGGTATCGATATCGAAAAAATTCTTGAGCTGGCCCCCTCCCCCGCCTATGTGGTGGATCTGGGGCGGCTGCGCCATAACCTGGCAATCCTGGATCATGTCCAGCAGAAGAGTGGCGCCAAGATCCTTTTGGCACTGAAAGCCTTTGCCATGTGGGGTGTCTTCCCGATCATCCGGGAAACGCTGCACGGCGTCTGCGCCAGTTCCCCCTGGGAAGCGCGCCTGGGGCGCGAAGAATTCGGCCGCGAGGTGCACAGCTTCTCGGCCGCGTTCAAGGAAAGCGACATCGTCGAGCTGCTGCAGCTATCCAATCACCTGGTGTTCAACTCTTTCAACCAGTTTGAGCGTTTCCGTCCGCTGTGGGAAAAGGAGGCAAGCCGCGTCTCGATCGGCCTGCGGGTCAACCCCGAGCACACCGAGGGGCACACCGCCATCTACGATCCCTGTGCCCCCAAGTCCCGCCTCGGCATTCCTCTGGCGGAATTCGAACGGCGCATCTCAGAGGTGGGAACCGAGGCGGCCCTGCGGGGAGTCGAGGGGTTGCACTTCCACACACTCTGCGAGCAGCTGTTCGAGCCGCTGGAGCGCACGGCACGGGTGTTCGAGGAAAAATTCGGGCGGTTTCTGCCCAAGATGAAATGGCTCAACCTGGGTGGCGGACACCACATTACCCGGGAAGGCTACGACATTGATGCACTGGTGGAGTTGGTGACGTATTTCAGGGAAAAGTACGGGGTGGAGGTCTACCTGGAGCCGGGGGAGGCCATTGCGATCGGCACCGGCATCCTGGTCAGCGAGGTGCTGGACGTGGTGCACAACCAGATGGATATCGCCATTCTGGACGTCTCGGCCACCTGCCACATGCCGGACATTCTGGAAATGCCCTACCGCCCCGGCCTCAAAGATGGCTTTGATCCCGATCAAAAGCCCCACACCTATCGCCTGGGGGGCCCCTCCTGCCTGGCAGGGGACATCATCGGCGACTGGTCCTTTGAGCGACCGCTCGCAGCAGGGGACCGCCTGGCCTTCCTGGACATGTCCCACTACACCATGGTTAAAACCACTACCTTCAACGGCATCCAGCATCCGGCCATCTGCACCTTCGAACCGCAGACAGGAGAATTGAGGGTGGTGCGTCGTTTTGGTTATGAAGACTTCAAAGTGCGGCTTTCGTGA